CTCTCTTGAAAAAGGAAACGACCATGCTTTTTATCAATACCCTAAAGGCCCTATTCATTAACCACATGTTGGGAAGCGCTACTAAGAGCTGctcagacatagtaatgtctggagagatgatagaaaatgcaatAAGATGCAGGAAAATTGAAGCGGGGGAAAATGTCAAGAAATTAGgcccaagaaggaaagaaaatgaggTGAACAATGTGAGCGTATACAATAAGGGTTATTCCAAGCCAGTCACTGTAAGCCAACCGAGGGCAGTGACCACTAGCCATCAGGGCTCCAAAAGACAATATTCCAACCCAAGGCCTAACACGGAAAGAGTTCAGTTCACGCCGATCCCAATGACGTATAGGGAGCTTTACCAGAATCTGTTCGATGCGCATGTGGTATCCCCATTTTAACTAAAACTCATGCAACATCCATTCCCTAAGTGGTATGACGCAAACGTTTAATACGAATACCATGCAGATTTCCCGGGACACACGATTGAGAACTGCACTGCTTTCAAAAAAATAGTTGAAAGATTTATAAAGATGGGCATTGTAAAGTTCAATGATCCCACAGGACCTCATGTGGCAGAAAATCCATTACCTAGTCATTCAGACAAAGGAGTAAATGCGATAACTGAAAATGGAGGGAAGAGAACCAAGATAGAGGTATCAGAGGTAAAAACTCCACTGAGTTGAGTTTGGAAACAAATGGTCAATGAAGGTTTAATCACAAGACATTAAGAGGAGAAGCCTAAAGGGGTAACGAAATATTGCGAGTTTCATGACGAGGAGGGTTATAACATCCAAGAATGCACTGAGTTCAGATCCATAGTGCAAGGTCTGATGGACAATAAAGAGATAGCATTTTACGAAGAAATCAAAGGGGCAGAAGAAGGAGAGGTTTGCGCCTCAGAGGAAGGATCAACAGAAAGAGTCCAAAAGGTTAATCACCCTGTGGTGATCATTTCGCAGCCAAGGAACAATGAAGTAGGAATACTAATGGTGCCAAGAGTCATAATCCAAAAACCTGTATCCTTTTCTTACAAGGATAACAAAAGGGTTCCTTGGAATTACGACTACAATGTGGCGGTCCCGGGAGAGGAGAACCCGACTAGCTCTTCAGAGGAAGGTCAAGATGAGGGTTTCTATACGCTTAGTGGAAGGCGTTATACTCTGTACACAAAGGTAGACCCAGTTAAAGGAAAATTCGTGGTTGTTgaacaaagaaaggaaaagacaacCAGACCTGAATCACCTGTCAATGAGCCTGTAACTGAAAAGGAGGctaaggaattcttaaaattcctgaagcacagcgagtatagtgttgTGAAATAGTTGCACAAACAGCCAGCTCACATATCGGTACTAGCCTTGCTCTTGAGCTCAGAGACATACCGTAGTGCATTAATGAAAgtgttaaataaaacatatattgtaGATAATATCTCTGTCAACAAGCTCGATCGTTTGGTCAATAACATCAGCAccgataattttattttctttaatgacgATGAAATACCACCGGGGGGTATGGGATCCACAAAGGCCTTGCACATCACCACTCGCTGTAAGGGATACACATTGCTGGGGGTACTAATCGATAATGGATCGGAGTTGAATGTCCTGCCCTTGTCCATGCTAAATAGGTTGCCAGTAGATAGCTCCCACATTAAGACATGTCAAAACATAGTGAGAGCATTCGACGGTACTAAAAGAAATGTGATGGGAAGAATCGAGATACCTCTTTTGATTGGCccaaacacatatgaggtggaCTTATTGGTGATGGACATCAAGCTTTCGTACAACTGCTTCTTGGGGAGGCCGTGGATTCACTCTACGGGAGTAGTGTCATCGTCACTACACCATAAGTTAAAGTTGGTAACTGAGGGTAGACTGGTAACGATAAACGCGAAAGAAGACATCATTGCATCTGTTACCAGTTACGCACCGTACATAGGTGCGGACGATGAGACAATAGAATGTTCCTTTCAATCGCTAGAATTTgtcaatgctacattcattatcGAAGGGAACAAGATCCCAACGCCTAAAATATCCAAAACTACGGAGATGGGCCTACAATTGACAGTCGAGAAAGAAGCCCTGCTAGGGAGAGGACTTGGAAGATGCCTCCAGGAAAGGATCGAGGTACTGTGCTAAAGGAAAAATAAGACCACTTTGGCTTAGGATTTAAGCTAGATATGAGGCAAAAGAAGAAAGAGCTGGAGAAGAAGCAAGAGAGAAGGAAAGCGCGTCTGCGCAGTGAGGAGGTCAAATGAGAACCAATAACCTTTCCTCATTTATCCAGAACATTTGTGTTGGGAGGAACTATCCACCCCAAACAGGAGATGACAAGAAAGAAAATAGCAGAAGAAATGTTGGGAAGTTTGAGCATTAACACCATATCTGAAGAAAGAATCGAAGAAGGGAATTTATCTAGAATCCGCCTTTATATCCCTGGAattgttttgaacaattggaccgcGGAAGAGATCCCTGTAACTTTTAGAATtaactcagagtaatgttcaaaataaGCTTATTTCTCTAAGCCTAGGGGTAATAAAAACctttttatgaaataggcatatGTCCAAATattgttatttcaataaaatgcattttTGTGTATCatcttgagcaaatattcttttattttttctacttcattcataatcataccacacaaataaaatattcttagattcttttgttctttggattttTTTTCATCCCTATAACAGGttcccagatatcaatgatatgagcaataTTGCTATTGACttagagtctccttttgagcaggATATGTGCATGGAagattctcaggattttgaagatgaccgaAATTGTAACCTatttcctgatttgttaaggatggtagaacaagatgagaaacaaatcctacctcataaagagtcagtagaaattgtgagcttaggagagggAAAAGAGGTGAAGATTGGAGCTTGTATCACTGCAGAGACAAAACAAGACCTCATTAAGTTATTACAAGAATTCaaggatgtcttcgcatggtcgtaTCAGGAAATGCCTGGGTTGGATACTGATATTGTGGTACACCGTCTCCCCATAAAGGAAGAATGCAAACCTGTTCAACAGAAACTCCGAAGGATGAAACCTAATATTTTATTGaagataaaagaagaggtcaagaagcaattcgaCTCCGGTTTCTTACAAGTGGTCAAGTACTTAGAATGGGTAGCTAATATAGTCCCAATTCCTAAGAAAGataggaaggtacgaatgtgcgtggactATCAGGATTTGAACAAGGCTAGCCCAAAAGAAAACTTCACGTTGCCTCACATTGATATAttagtggataacacggcagATTACTCACTTTTCTCATTCATGGATGGCTTCTCGAGATACAACCAGATAAAAATACATCTTGAAGACATGAAAAAGACCATATTCATAACCATGTGGGGAACATTTTGTTATAAGGTTATGCCATTCGGACTGAAAAACGTAgaagcaacatatcagagagccatggtaactttgttccatgatatgatgcacaaagagaTCGAAGTTTATGTCGACAACATGATTGCAAAATCCAGAACAGAAAAgaagcatgtgcaagtcttgagaaaactattcttaaggttaatAAAGTTCCAGCTAAAACTCAATCCTGCAAAACGTACCTTCGGGGCCAGGTCAAGGAAACTCTTAggattcgtagtcagtgaaaaggggattgagattgacccagataaagtcagggccatacaagaattacctctaccacgtactcaaaaagaagttcgaggttttctagaaagactaaattacatcgcccggttcatttcacaattaacGGAGAAATGTGACCCAATATTCCATTTCCTTAGGAAACACAACCCAGGTGTATGGAATGAGGAGTGCCAGAAAACTTTTGATAAGGTTAAGCATTACCTGTCCAATGCTCCAGTACTAATGCCACCTTGCCCGGATAAACCATTGATACTATATTTGGAAGTATTCGAAAACTCTATGGGATGCGTGCTAGGCCAACATGACAAgtcaagaagaaaaaaaaagcgatatactatctcagcaagaaattcactaAATATGAGACAATTTATTCATCGatcgagaagttgtgttgtgctttgATTTGGACAACCTGAAGGCTGAAacagtatatgttgtatcacacgacttGGCTCATCTAAAAACTAGACCctctaaaatacatgatggagtcaaatgcTCTGAACGGAAGAATGGCTTAttggcaaattttactttctgAGTTTGACATAGTCTACATGAACCAAAAGGCTATAAAGGGGAGTGCgatagcagattttctggccagtagagctctGGAAAATTATGAGCCGTTGAGCTTTGATTTCCCGAATGAGGATCTAATGTATGTTGCAACCATGgaagaagactctcaagaaggtcatccttggaaACTGAATTTTGACGGAGCTTCAAACACTGTGGGTAACGAAATCGGGGCAGTTTTGGTATCCCAAACGGTGATCATTAtccctttactagtaaattggattttgactacACAAATAACATGGCAAAATACGAGGCGTCCATCATGGgcatccgtgcagccatagaacgtAAGATCAAGgtattagaggtatacggagattcTGCATTAGTGATCTTtcagcttaaaggtgaatgggaaaTAAGAGATCCCAAGTTGATTAATTACCAAAGGCTGGTTCTTGAGTTAATCGAGGAGTTTAACGATATCACTTTCTGCTTCCTTCCACGAGATGAAAACTAGATGGCTGATGCCTTGGCAACCTTGGCTTTTATGATCAAAATGAACGAGCAAGATGATATGAAGCCTATCCAAATGAGTATttacgaggctccagctcattggtACAATATTGACGAAGAAGAAGGAAAagatgatcatccttggtatcaggatatattgcgatatgtgaagaatcgtgaatacGCAGACCAAGCGACTGAAAATGATAAAACGACATTGAGAAGGTTGGCTAGTGACTATGGTTGGCTAGTGACTATGTTTTGGATGAAGAGATCCTATATGAAAGAAGGAAAGATCAGGTGCTCCTAAGATGTGTAGATGCTGTCGAGGCTAAGTAAATTTTAGAAGAGGTCTATGAAGGTGTCTACGgaacacacgctaatggtttcataatggctagacaaatcatgagattctgatattattggtccactatggaaggggattgtatcaactatgCCAAAAAGtgccataagtgccaaatttatggagataagattcatgtaCTTTCTTCACCTCTTTATGTCATGACTTCtctgtggcctttttctatgtagggcatggatgtcatagggccgaTCTCGCCGAAAGCatctaatggacatcgattcatctttgaagtcatagattacttcaccaaatgggtagaggccACCTCTTATGCCAACGTCACAAAGTCAGCAGTCAGCAAGTTCTTAAAAAAagaaatcatatgtcgatatggaatgcctgagagactcatatcagacaatgcactgAACTTAAACAATAGCACGATAGCAGAGGTCtgtagccaattcaagatcaaacaccataactcgtcaccatatcgtCCAAAGATGAATGGTACAATAGAAGCGGcaaataagaacattaagaaaatcgtagggaaaatgactgagacttataagaATTGGCATGAGAAATTAACATTCGCCCTCTACACCTACCAAACATCTGTTAAAACCTCTaccggggcaacgcctttctctttggtttatggaatggaggcagttcTGCCTATTGAGGTTGAGATTCCCTCGCTACGAGTGCTGTCAGAACTAAAATTTAATTGAGGATGATGCGGGCTTATAATAAgaaggttcgccctagagaattccatgaaggaaccttgttttgaaaaagatcctcctcatacaaaaggacttcaggggaaaatggatgcctaattgggagggaccttatgtggtgaagaagaCTTTCTCTAGAGGAGCTCTAATTTTGAAGTTACAGTAGAGTAGATCAAAGTTATAGATTACagagccttatctccctgaagttacagtggagcaggctcaagatagcaaatcttatctctgaAGTTGTAGTAAGTCGGATCAAGTTACCATGGCGAATCTCATCTCCCTGAAATTGCAGTGGAACATATTGAAGTCGCAAACCTTATCTTCCTGAAAAtgtagtggagcaggttgaaattacctagtcttatctctttgaagttctagtggagtagatcgaagccacaaatctcttctccctgaaattaAATTGGGGCAAATCGAGGCACTAATTCCTGTACCCCTGAAGATACAATGGGATGGAATGAATCTACTCGAAGTGCAGAAGCACCAAAAAAGTGAAGATTCAATAAGACTAGGCAAAATTGGCTCTTTGAAGGTCTTTACTCAATTctcattacacgacaatgagGAAGGAGGGGCTATaatagccaattttggcccaggctaataaaacaaaataaaacccaaataaacaattaaaaagTCCAATTTTTTTAGTCCATTTACAATATATGTGTGGCCCAACAATTTAAAACCCATTTTAGacccaaaataaaaaacaaaCCAGCCCAAATCCTAGCCCACTAGCTATCAAAATTTTCAGCAAACAAACCCTAGCCCCCTCTTAAGCCGCAGCTCCTCACCATTGGCCACCTCGTGCAGAACCTCCCATACGCCACCACCGCAGCACTCGCATCTGACACCACCTACAAAACAAATCTAAACACGCAAAATacaagaaacaaagaagaaaaaaacaagaaACAATAGCAGACAATAAGCAAAAAACAAAAAGGGATCTTGTAATCTTCGGCTATAAAGTTTGAAACTTCTTCTCTGTAAATTTTTTACGAACATTAAGCAAtcgaaaaagaaaaaacaagCACAAGGTTGATTTTTGTTTCCATATCTCGTTTTCCTTttgttcttttattttcattgttattttctatctttttatcttttattgtAAATCTGTTTTGAACAAACAATGTAAAAAGAGGAGGAAGCTTACCTGAACCCCATGGTCGTGGCATCGGAGATCCCTTTTCCATCGCCAAAGTAGGGCCCAAAAGGGGCTGAGAATCTCCTCCTTTCAGCGTTTTAGGTTTTGGAGGTAGGGCCTTCAGAGGTGCTCCAAAACGGGGCTAAACGAGCCCATCTTCTCACATTGGTGCGGCGGTCACGACGGCAGCAATGATGGTTTTCTAACCCTAGCAGAGAAGAAATAAAGGAGGAGATGTTTAAAAGTTTTTTTATAAAGAGCAGcaaatatgaattttaaaaaaaaaatttacttaagTAATAAGAagcaaacggcgccgttttggtgATTGGGTTtagaggccaaaacgacgtcgttttgggcctCTGACCCGCAGGCCTGACCCTCTTAGGGGGATTCGCGTGTTTTCGGTAAATGGGCTATTCACGCCCGCGATCTTTCcgcattttttattcttttaatttaatcctttttattttccttttatttttaaatttgactgTGTAATTTTACCtctgtttcaatttggtcctcagACCATTTGAAAAGGCAGACGGGTGAAACGTAGCGTATAAGGGCTGGGAATATTTTTCCAATCGGTCCCTCAATTTTCAGGCGCGTTTCAAATCCATCCTCTGCCTTTTTTTTATCTGAATTtccccttttaattttatttagattttgATTTAGTCATTTCTATATACTtgcatttattttatttgaatttggaCCCTAAAGTTTCATTTTATTTACAATCTACCCCTTTTTCATGTAAATTTGGactctttgattttttttcatttattttaaactgttttatttattttaaatttttataataaattgttTTAGATTGTTTTAGATGTATTATTctaaattatttcatatattatatactttgaattgctttatatatatttctaaacTTGTTTTTATGTATAACTGTTTTATTGTTTGTTTTAAATTGTTATCTTATtttaaactcttttatttatttaaaatggttttattattatttactttaggttttatatatattatttattttacacttttgtgtatgtatatatatattatctattttaaaattattcatatgaAACTCCTTCACATTCTTTAATCGTATTCTTGCTTTGGTTTCCCTTTTTGTTTCTGGTCCCTAGAGAGTTCAGATGGAAGAAGAGATAGCCAATTTGCGATTAATTGATGAAGAGGAAGAAGCGTTCCAAGAGGAAGCAACGGTAGTAGAGAGGAGTTACCAGCTCTGTTTGGTGGGGAGATGTTTAACTGATAGTGTGGTCTATTTGCCCTTGCTACGTAACATAATGGCTGATTTATAGCATCCCATAGGAGGGATATGTATCTCAGATCTTGGAGAAAAAtggtaactttttcaattctttcatgATGCTGATATGCAAAGAGTGCTTACGGGTACTCCTTGGTTTTTCAATAACCTTTTGCTTATCCTGTAACAAGTCAAAATTGAAGAAGATCCGTCAGCCATAGTTCtgaattttacaaaattttggaTTCAAATACATGAGTTGCCCCCAGGAATGATGATTGAAATAATAGCCAGGCAATTTGGtgaatttttgggaaaattttagaATATGATTCTTCTATTCCGACACTGAGCTTAAAAAATTTTATGCGCATTCGGGTTTGTTTAGATTTATATGCTCcattgaaaagaaagaaaaaaatccaGATTGGAAAATCGAATACGGTTTATGCTCGTTTTCAATATGAAAAATTGagcttattttgttttatttgtgGAAAGTTGGGGCATGGAGAAAGTTATTGCCCTCTTCGACTTCGTATTGAACCAGCCAAAATTGTATTCGGCTGGGATATATCACTGAGGGCAGTGGTGCGGCAACATAACATGGGGGTGAGCAGGTGGCTCCGTGCAGCTGATGGATCGCAATGGAATAATGGAAGTATGGAAAGTATCAATTAGAGCAGTAATTGGGAGAATAACACTGGGCGCAATTTAAGGGGGATTCGTGGAAATATTTTTCAAATCCCAATTTAATTCATTTGATTTACAATCAAAAGGTTTTATCAAAAGGGATTGACAGCTGGCAGAATCTGGACAGTGAAGAATTACATGATAGTGGTTTAAAAGT
The Gossypium arboreum isolate Shixiya-1 chromosome 10, ASM2569848v2, whole genome shotgun sequence genome window above contains:
- the LOC108487738 gene encoding uncharacterized protein LOC108487738, yielding MESNALNGRMAYWQILLSEFDIVYMNQKAIKGSAIADFLASRALENYEPLSFDFPNEDLMYVATMEEDSQEGHPWKLNFDGASNTVGNEIGAVLASIMGIRAAIERKIKVLEVYGDSALVIFQLKGEWEIRDPKLINYQRLVLELIEEFNDITFCFLPRDEN